One genomic window of Quercus lobata isolate SW786 chromosome 9, ValleyOak3.0 Primary Assembly, whole genome shotgun sequence includes the following:
- the LOC115960781 gene encoding GDSL esterase/lipase LTL1-like, giving the protein MSNPRIITLTLTIVLVVTVAPKAEAARAFFVFGDSLVDNGNNNYLATTARANIPPNGIDYPTRQATGRFSNGLNLPDIISEQLGAESTLPYLNPQLTGQKLLVGANFASAGIGILNDTGFQFFNIIRISRQFQLFQQYQLRLRAQVGQAQAKRLVNDALVLITLGGNDFVNNYFLTPFSARSRQFSIPDYCRYLISEYRKILRRLYKLGARRVLVTGTGPLGCVPAELAMRSRNGECVPALQQAAGIFNPELGRMIQQLNSELGSNVFVFANSFNMNRNIIDNPQAYGFVTSKVACCGLGPYNGLGTCNPLANLCQNRNAYVFWDPFHPTERANRIIGQQIMTGSTEYMHPMNLSTIMAMDTKN; this is encoded by the exons ATGTCAAATCCTAGGATTATAACGCTCACCCTGACCATTGTCCTAGTAGTAACAGTTGCACCTAAAGCCGAGGCAGCTCgggctttctttgtttttggggATTCACTAGTAGATAATGGCAACAACAACTACTTAGCAACTACTGCACGTGCCAATATTCCACCAAATGGTATAGACTATCCCACTCGCCAAGCAACTGGCCGATTCTCCAATGGCTTGAACCTTCCTGACATTATCA gTGAGCAATTGGGGGCAGAGAGCACATTGCCATACTTGAATCCTCAACTCACAGGACAAAAACTGCTTGTTGGTGCCAACTTTGCTTCTGCTGGCATTGGAATCCTTAACGACACCGGATTTCAGTTT TTCAACATTATAAGAATCTCCAGACAGTTTCAATTGTTCCAACAGTACCAGCTAAGGCTGAGAGCGCAAGTCGGACAAGCCCAGGCTAAGCGGCTAGTGAACGATGCACTCGTCCTCATTACACTTGGTGGTAACGATTTTGTTAACAACTATTTCTTGACACCTTTCTCAGCAAGGTCACGCCAATTCTCCATCCCAGATTACTGCCGTTACCTCATCTCTGAGTATCGAAAAATTCTAAGG AGACTGTACAAGCTGGGAGCCCGTAGAGTACTGGTGACAGGAACTGGGCCACTGGGTTGTGTACCAGCAGAGCTAGCCATGAGAAGCAGAAATGGGGAATGTGTACCAGCATTACAACAGGCTGCAGGAATTTTTAACCCGGAGCTCGGCCGAATGATTCAACAACTCAACAGTGAACTAGGCTCAAATGTCTTTGTTTTTGCCAATTCCTTCAATATGAACAGGAACATCATCGACAACCCCCAAGCATATG GTTTTGTTACATCAAAAGTAGCATGTTGTGGCCTAGGCCCCTACAATGGACTTGGAACATGCAATCCACTGGCAAACCTATGCCAAAACCGGAACGCCTATGTGTTTTGGGATCCTTTCCACCCTACGGAGCGTGCAAACCGGATCATTGGTCAGCAGATCATGACTGGTTCCACAGAGTACATGCACCCAATGAACCTGAGCACCATTATGGCCATGGACACTAAGAACTAA
- the LOC115959845 gene encoding uncharacterized protein LOC115959845, which produces MREVPSLISLCVHSLKKELIHGDDLVPVVFELPHELSDTLVLSLPPLALQNVQTQTPFEDRNYQEFTDDCFRNGRKRGRHWKFNTAWRALCKLRWRDLVEQIEPVDWQQKYWEMHLQNCVDEATEIALLPSFNGCIGDIRIPDAILKYIGVDGQENNLTSDYLKLSYHCQAFGCYARRLRLQHILCTAETCHLLRTGKLKSLVLRWIRSKEHTDGLCKLLNQNSETLTSLEFIHCKLSPNFINAICGSLLIQSMQTHGIQHFSINTSSFLEHNLFSLPIGLSSFLSSGRSLCSLKFCDNQLGRNFAKMVFNTILDVSSSISILDLSENNISGWLSDFNKRSPGGPLSSLGIGKSLQSLRVLNLRGNNLRKDDAESLRYALVHMPNLENLDISDNSIEDEGIRSLIPYFVEATERCSSLADLNLETCELSCNGVTQLLNTLSTFKGPLKSLSLADNCLGSQVAVALGKFLQTSIEVLNIGGIGLGSTGFQELQEGMTKELKLVKINISKNRGGIETAKFFSKLMSFAPKLGEVNAAYNFMPVESLSIICAALKVAKGNLECLDLTGNTLDYQLAQASVLNGIECNGRPIVILPIRSAADAPYDDDP; this is translated from the exons ATGAGAGAGGTTCCATCTTTGATATCCTTATGCGTTCATTCACTCAAGAAAGAACTCATCCACg GAGATGATCTTGTACCGGTTGTCTTCGAGCTTCCACACGAGTTATCTGATACCTTAGTTTTAAGTTTGCCCCCGTTGGCCTTGCAAAACGTGCAAACACAAAC GCCGTTTGAGGACCGTAATTACCAGGAGTTTACTGATGATTGCTTTAGAAATGGAAGAAAACGTGGAAG GCATTGGAAATTTAACACAGCATGGAGGGCATTATGCAAATTGCGTTGGCGTGACCTTGTTGAACAGATCGAACCAGTTGATTGGCAGCAGAAGTATTGGGAAATGCATTTGCAAAA TTGCGTAGATGAGGCAACAGAGATAGCTTTGCTTCCATCTTTTAATGGATGTATTGGTGACATACGAATTCCAG ATgctatattaaaatatattggGGTTGACGGACAAGAGAATAATTTAACTTCTGATTATTTGAAGTTATCTTATCATTGCCAAGCTTTTGGTTGCTATGCTAG ACGTCTGAGACTGCAACATATACTTTGCACTGCAGAAACTTGT CATTTATTGAGAACTGGCAAGTTAAAGAGCTTGGTGCTAAGGTGGATCAGATCCAAAGAGCAT ACTGATGGGTTATGCAAACTTCTGAACCAGAACAGTGAAACATTAACATCACTTGAATTCATTCACTGCAAGCTTTCCCCAAATTTTATCAACGCAATTTGTGGTTCTTTACTCATACAGAGTATGCAAACCCATGGGATACAGCACTTCTCCATCAATACATCTAGCTTTCTTGAACACAACCTTTTTTCATTACCCATTGGACTTTCATCATTTTTATCATCGGGAAG gtccttgtgttcattaaaATTCTGTGACAACCAGCTGGGTcgaaattttgcaaaaatggtctTTAATACCATTCTCGATGTTTCATCTAGCATATCCATCCTTGATCTTTCAGAAAACAAT ATATCTGGATGGCTTTCTGATTTTAACAAAAGATCCCCTGGTGGACCCTTATCATCCCTAGGAATTGGCAAGTCCTTGCAATCTTTACGTGTTCTCAACCTGAG GGGTAACAATCTACGCAAAGATGATGCTGAAAGTCTAAGATATGCATTAGTTCATATGCCTAACTTGGAGAACCTGGATATAAGTGACAATTCCATTGAGGATGAAGGAATCAG GAGTTTAATCCCCTATTTTGTTGAAGCAACTGAAAGATGCTCCTCCTTGGCTGATTTGAATTTGGAGACTTGTGAGCTTTCTTGCAATGGAGTAACCCAACTTCTAAATACCCTTTCAACCTTTAAAGGACCACTAAAGTCCCTATCTCTTGCTGATAATTGCCTTGGCAG CCAGGTAGCTGTagctttgggaaaatttttgCAGACATCCATTGAAGTACTGAATATTGGAGGTATTGGACTGGGTTCAACTGGTTTTCAGGAGCTACAAGAAGGCATGACAAAGGAGTTGAAGCTAGTCAAGATTAACATAAG CAAAAACCGTGGTGGGATTGAAACTGCCaagtttttttcaaaacttatgTCATTTGCTCCCAAACTTGGTGAAGTTAATGCAGCATATAATTTTATGCCTGTAGAATCCTTAAGTATCATCTGTGCGGCACTGAAAGTTGCAAAAG
- the LOC115961809 gene encoding dehydration-responsive element-binding protein 2A-like yields the protein MDNPDEKKRKRKTREVSVAKTPAKWKEYSAAQLESCASPKVPAKGGVRKRTWDKWVAEIREPNGGKRLWLGTFDTAVDVASAYDEATRTTYVAST from the exons ATGGACAATCCTGatgagaagaaaaggaagaggaagactAGAGAAGTCTCTGTAGCTAAGACACCGGCTAAGTGGAAAGAATACAGTGCTGCCCAACTTGAGTCTTGTGCTAGTCCTAAAGTTCCGGCCAAAGG AGGGGTTAGGAAAAGGACATGGGATAAATGGGTGGCAGAGATTCGCGAGCCGAATGGCGGAAAGAGACTGTGGCTGGGGACTTTTGATACTGCAGTTGATGTTGCCTCCGCTTATGATGAAGCTACTAGGACAACATACGTTGCCTCTACTTGA